The Actinocorallia herbida DNA window GTCCTCGCCGTCGTCGGGCCGCGCGCCGAGTTCCCGGGCGAGGGCGAGGCGCCCGTCGTGCGGGTCCGTCGCGTGGACGAGGGCGCCGGCCTGCGCGGCGGCGAGGCAGACGAACTGCCCCTGCGATCCCGCCCCCAGCACCAGGCAGCGTTCTCCCGGCGTGATCCCGGCGAGGCCGACCGCGTTGAAGGCGACGCTGAGCGGTTCGACGCAGACGATGTCCTCGGCCCGCCAGTCGTCGGGCACCGGCCAGGCGAAGGCCGCGGGAACCGCCACGCGCTCGGCCAGCAGCCCCGGCTCGGAGATCCCGACGATGCGCCTGCGGACACAGCCCGACGTCGCGCCGGACAGGCACCGGGGGCAGGAGCCGCACGGGTAGTTGGGCTCGATGGCGACGACCTGCCCTTCCCGCCGGTCCGACACCGCGGAGCCGACGCCGCGGATCACCCCGTAGGCCTCGTGCCCGAGGACCCAGGGGTGCCGGGGAACCGCGCGGTGGCCGGCGACGACCGAGGCGTCCGAGCCGCAGAGGCCGACGCCGCGGATCTCCACCAGCACCTCGGACGGCCCGGGTTCCGGCTCGGGCCAGTCCTGCGCGACGGTGATGCGGCCGGGCGCGACCAGGGTTACGGCCCGCATCAATTCTCACCCCAGATGGACGTCCCGCGCAGCATCAGCGTCTTGACCTGCGTGTAGTCCTCGATCATGCAGCGCGGGGACTCGCGACCGAAACCCGAATCCTTGACACCGCCGAATGGCACATGATCAAGCCGGTAGTTGGAGGAGCCGTTCACGATGACCCCGCCGACCTCGAGATCGCGCCAGGCGGACATGATGCGCCCGATGTCCCGGGTGAACAGCCCCGCCTGGAGTCCGTACCTCCCAGCGTTGCAGGTCGCCACGACCTCGTCGAAGTCCGCGTACGGCAGGACCGCGACGAGCGCGCCGAAGATCTCGTGCGTGACGACCAGCGCGTCCGGGGAGGGCCCCGCGACGATGGTGGGCGCCGCCGAGGCCCGGTCCCGGGTGCCCCCGAGCAGCACCCGGGCGCCGTCCGCCGCGGCCTTCGCGCTCCACGCGACGACCCGCTCGGCCGCGTCCTCGTCGACCATCGATCCGACGTCGGTCGCCGGATCGAGCGGGTCGCCGACGCGCAGCTCCCGCACCCTCTCGGTGAAGAGGTCGAGGAACTCCGCGTAGCGCGACTCGTGCACGTAGACCCGCTGCACCGAGATGCAGCTCTGGCCGGAGTTGCTGTACCCGGTCCGCGCGCAGGTCCGCGCGGCGTGCGCGAGGTCGGCGTCCTCGCAGACGATCGTCGCGGCGTTCCCGCCCAGTTCCAGCACCAGGCGCTTGGCCCCGGCCGCGCGCGCGACCGCGGCCCCGGTCCGGGGACTGCCGGTGAAGCTGATGACGGCGACCTCGTCGGCGGCGCACAGGACCGAGCCGACCTCTCCCCCGCCGTGGACGAGCTGCACCGCCTCCGGCGGCATCCCCGCCTCCACCAGGAGCGCGACGAGCGCCGCGGAGATCGCCGGCGCCTGCGGAGGCGCTTTGACGATCGTGGTGTTGCCCGCGGCGAACGAGGCGCCGAGCTTGTGCGCGAGCAGGTTCGCCGGGGCGTTGAACGGGGTGATGGCCAGCGCGACCCCGACCGGGGCGCGGAAGGTGAGCGCGGTGTTGCCGACGCCGCGCTCCCATCCGGCGACGGGCAGCGTCTCACCGCCGATGTTCCGCGCCTCGGCCGCGCAGACGGCGAAGGTGTCGGCGACCCGGTCGAGTTCCCCGCGCCCGTCCTTGACCGGCTTGCCGAGCTCCAGCGCGAGGAGGCGCGCCAGCGCGTCCCGGTCGGCGCGGACCGCGGCGGAGGCCCGTTCGAGAACGGCCGCCCGGCTTGCGGGGGCCAGCGCGGCCACGGTGCGGGCGCTCTCCTTCGCGAAGCGGAGAACCCGCTCCAGGTCCGCCGGCTGCGCCTGCGGGGCACGCGAGACCACCCGGCCCAGATACGGACCGATTCGGTCACCAGGCGGACCTTCAACTTGCCACTCACCGGCCACGAAAGCCGGTACCACCATCATGTCGTCCTCGATGGACGACCTCAGCAGAACTTCGAGCATCAGACCTCCTAGTACCGCAGAACGGTATTTCTAGACCGTCTCGCGGACTGGACGTAACGTACGAGGAGCCTGCGGGCGCTGACAAGAGGCACGATCGGCGAACTTTCCTCCCGACTAATGTACGAACTAGTGAGTTAGTTGTAGTTACCCAGGTCACAGTCGAGAAGGGGAGACCGCGCAACATTTCTGCATCGATCACAAATCTTCCGCTTGACGGACCTACTGGACCGCCCTGTGGACTGCGTGTAACGTACGGACCGTTCCGCGGCCCCGCCGGAGGGCCGCGCGGAGTCGCGTCTGAGATCGGGGAGACCGAGCCTGTGAGTACCGAGAGCGGCGATGGCGGAGTGCGCAGCGTCCAGCGGGCGCTGGAGATCCTCGCCCTGCTGACGGAGGAGCGGCCCGTGGTGTCGATCCGCGACATCGTCGAGGAGACCGGGCTGGCCAAGACCACGGTGATCCGCCTGGTCCAGACGCTGGAGCAGAACGGACTGCTCTGGGGCACGCAGAACGGCTACATGGCCGGGCCCGGCCTCTGGCGGTGGACGCACCTCGCCCGCAGCAGCTGGGAGCTCCCGCCCGAGACGCGCCGGCAGATGCGCGACCTCGGCGCCAGGCAGCGCGAGACCGTCAACCTCTACATGCAGCGCGACATCTACCGCGTCTGCGTCGCGCAGCAGGAGAGCCCCCAGCCCCTGCGGCACGTCGTCCACGTGGGCGACGAACTCCCCCTGTGGTCCGGCGCCTCCTCCAAGGTGCTCCTGCGCGACGCCCCCGACCCGCTCCTCCTGCGGATCGCCAGGACCTCCCCGTACGGAGACGCGCACGTCAAGCGCCTGCGCGCATGGATCGACGAGACGGCCCACCACGGCTGGGCGCAGAGCCACGGCGAACGCGAAGAGGGCCTTTCCGCCGTCGCCGTGCCGATCATCGGACGGTCCGGCGGCGTCGTGGCGGCGCTCTCCCTGAGCGGTCCCACTGTCCGGTTCGGCGCGGAGCCCGTGGCCCGGTTCGCCGCCGACCTCCGCGACGTCGCCGCGCAGATCTCCGAGCGCGGCTTCGACCACCCCCTGAGCACCGGCTGACCGACGCGGCGCACGCTCCGCGTCCTTCCGCAGGTGGATTGTCTTGTTTAGCTAGAGGAAAAGTGGTGTTCTCATGTCACCTCTCGGAGGCATACGCGTCCTCGACCTGACCAATGTGCTGGCCGGACCGTACTGCAGCTACCAGCTGATGCTGCTCGGCGCCGACGTGGTCAAGGTCGAGGTGCCCGGGCAGGGCGACCTCGCCCGGCAGCTCGGCCCCGACCCGGAGCTCAACCGATCCCGCCTGGGCGCGTCCTTCCTCGCCCAGAACGCGGGCAAGAAGTCGGTCGAACTCGACCTGAAGTCCGACGCCGGACGCCGGTCCTTCGAGGAGATGGTCGGCCAGGCCGACGTGCTCCTGGAGAACTTCCGCGCCGGCGTCCTGGCCCGCCTCGGCTACGGCTGGGAGCGCCTGCGCGAGCTCAACCCGAGGCTCGTGTACTGCGCCATCTCCGGGTTCGGCCAGACCGGCCCGATGAGCCAGGCCCCGGCCTACGACCAGGTGGTCCAGGGCCTGTCCGGCATGATGTCGGTCACCGGCACGCCCGAGACCGCCCCGCTCCGCGTCGGGTTCCCGGTGTGCGACACGATCGGCGGTCTCACCGCGGCCCTGCACATCTGCGCCGCCCTGGCCGGCCGTGACACCACCGGCGAAGGCGTGTTCCTCGACGTGTCGATGCTGGAGTCGGCGATCTCGGCCATGGGCTGGACCGTCTCGAACTACCTGGTCAGCGGGGTGGAGCCGGAGCCGATGGGCGACCAGAACGCCACCGCGGCGCCCTCGGGAACGTTCCGGGCCGCGGACGGGCCGCTCAACATCGCGGCCAACCGGCAGGAGCAGTTCGAGCGGCTCTGCGCGCTGGTCGGCCGCCCCGACCTCCTGGAGGACCCCCGCTTCGCCGAACGCGAGGCGCGCAAGGAGCATCGCGAGGAGCTCAACGACCTGCTCAACGCGGCCCTCGCGGAGCGGACGGCGCTGGCATGGGAGGAGACCCTCGTCGCCGCCGGGATCCCCGCGGCCCGGATCGTCACCGTCCCGCAGGCCCTGCGGCTGGAACAGCTCGAACACCGGGGCTTCATCACCGAGCTGCCCTTCCCCGACGGCTCCGCGCGCGTGCTGCGGGTGAGCGGAGGGGGCGTGCTGCACGACGGGCGGCCGCTGCGGCCCTCGCAGTCCCCTCCCCTGCTGGGACAGCACACCGGTGAGCCGATCTGGAAGGAGGCGTCGTGAACGCGATAGTGGACCCCACCGGAGAGGTCGGCGCCTGGTGGGCGACCGCCGTCTCCCACATGGAACCCGGGATCGTCGAGCTGCGCGGACGGCCGGTCCAGGAGCTGATCGGCACCGTCGACCTGACGTCCATGATCTGGCTCATGCTCCGCGGCGAACTCCCCGACGCCGCCCGGTCCGCCCTGCTCCAGGCCGCGCTCGTCGCGGGCGTCGACCACGGGCCGCAGGCGCCGTCCATCGCGATCGCCCGGATGGCCGCCACCTGCGGGGTCGGCCTCAACAACGCGATGGCCAGCGGAGTCAACGTCCTGGGCGACGCGCACGGCGGAGCCGGAGAGCAGTGCGTTCGACTGCTGGACGAGGTCCTCCGCCTGGAGCGCGACGGCCTGGAGATCGCCGAGGCCGCCGCCACGGCGGTGGCGGCCGGACCCAAGTACGTCCCCGGCTTCGGGCACCGGTTCCATCCGCGCGACCCGCGTCGCGACCCCCTCGTCTCGCTCGCCGAGCAGGCCGTGCGCGATGGCGTCGTCCCCGGCGACCACCTGCGGGCGGGACTCGCGGTGGAGGAGCATCTGCGCTCCGCGCGAAGCCGACCCGTGCCGATGAACATCGACGGCGCCACCGCGATCATCTACGCCGAACTCGGGTTCGCCGCACCGCTCGCCCGCGGGCTGTTCGTCCTCAGCCGCAGCATCGGCATCCTCGCCCACGCCTGGGAGGAGAGCGGCAGCGGCCGGCGCAACAAGGGACCCGTGCCCCGCTCGATCGTCCCCGCCCGCCTAGGCTGAGAAAGGTCCGCGCATACACTGTGGGCCGAACCGGATTCTCTCCTCTCGGGAGCCACATGACCGCCGTACACCCAGCCCCCGGTCGGCAGCGGGATCCCGCTCGGACCAGGGCCGAGATCCTCGACGTGGCGGCGCGGGAGTTCGCCCGGCTGGGATACGACGGCGCCCGCGTCGACGAGATCGCCGCGCTCACCCGCACCACCAAGCGGATGATCTACTACTACTTCGGCGGCAAGGAGCAGTTGTTCGTCGCGGTGCTGGAGCGCGCCTACACCGAGGTGCGCTCCGCCGAGGCCGGCATCGACGTGGCGCACCTCGCGCCCGTCGAGGCCATCCGGCGCCTCGCGGAGCTCACCTACGACCACCACCACGGCCACCCCGACTTCATCCGGCTCGTCAGCATCGAGAACATCCACCTCGCCGAGCACCTGCGCACCTCGGAGGTGCTCGCCAACCTCGGCGCCCCGGCGATCGACCTGATCTCCCGCATCCTCGCCGCGGGCACCGCCTCCGGCGACTTCACGACCGACGCCGACGCCGTCGACGTGCACATGATGATCAGCGCGTTCTGCGTCTTCGCCGTCGCCAACCAGCACACCTTCCAGGCCCTCTTCGACCGGGACCTGACCGCCGAGGCCGACCGGGACCGCTACCGGCGCATGATCGGGGAGATGGTCGTGGCCTACCTGACGGGCGGCGGCCGCAACGTCGACGAGTAGACGGCGGCTTTCCGGGCCCTTAATGTACGAACTGGTTAGTTATTCAGGTGGAGGTCCGCCTTGCGCAAGTCCATAGCCACCGTCTCCCTGAGCGGTTCACTGACCGAGAAGCTGAGCGCGGCGTCCGCGGCGGGCTTCGACGGGATCGAGCTCTTCGAGAACGATCTCCTGGCCAGCCCCCTCAGCCCGAAGGACATCCGGCTCCTGGCCGAGGATCTCGGCCTGCGCATCGAGCTCTACCAGCCCTTCCGCGACGCCGAGGCCCTGCCCGCCGACGCCTTCGCCCGTGTCCTGCGCCGGGCCGAGCAGAAGTTCGCGGTGATGGAGCAGCTCGGCGCCCCGATGCTGCTCGTCTGCTCCACGGTGTCCGCCCAGGCCGTCGACGACGACCTCCTCGCGGCCGAGCAGCTGCGGACCCTGGCGGAGCGGGCGTCCGAGCACGGCGTACGCATCGCCTACGAAGCCCTCGCCTGGGGCCGCCACGTCAGCGACTACCGGCACTCCTGGCGGATCGTCGAGGCCGCCGACCATCCCTCCCTGGGCGTCTGCCTCGACAGCTTCCACATCCTCACCCTCGGCGACGACCCCGCCGGAATCCGCGAGATCCCCGCCGAGAAGCTGTTCTTCCTCCAGCTCGCCGACGCCCCCGACCTCGACATGGAACCCCTCCACTTCAGCAGGCACTACCGCTGCTTCCCCGGCCAGGGCGTCTTCGACCTCACGGGCTTCACCGAGCACGTCCTGGCCGCGGGCTACGAAGGGCCGCTCTCCCTCGAGGTCTTCAACGACGTCTTCCGCCGCACCGACGCCGAGCGCACCGCCGTCGACGCGATGCGCTCCCTCATCGTCCTCGGCGACGCCGTCCGCCACCGGCTCCCCGAGCGCGTCGGCCTCGACCCGCTACCGCCGGTCTCCCCATCGCAGGGATTCGCCTTCGCCGAGATCACCGTCGACACCCGCTCCGAGACCCAGGTCCGCGGCATGCTCGCCGGGCTCGGATTCACCTTGCGGGGCGTCCACCGCACCAAGCCGGTCCAGCTGTGGCAGCAGGGCGACGCCCGCCTCGTCGTCAACCGGGCGCACTTCAACGGCACGGACCGGGAGCGGGGAGACGCCTTCGTCTCCGTCATCGGCGTGGAGACCGCCGACCCGCGCTCCGCCGCCGCGCGGGCCGACGCCCTGCTGGCGCCGCCCGCACCGCGCGCCATCGGAGCCGGGGAGTCCCGCCTGCCCGCGCTGATCGCGCCCGACGGCTCCAACCTCTACTTCTGCCGCACCGCCGCCGACGACGGATGGCTCGCCGACTTCGCCCCCCTGCGCGACGGCTCCGGCGCCCCCGTCCTCGACGCCATCGACCACATCGCCCTGTCCCCCCACGCCGACCACTACGACGAGACCGTGCTGTTCTACCGCGCGGCGTTCGGCCTGGCCCTCCGCTCGAACGAGGAGATCGCCTCCCCCCACGGCCTCGTCCGCAGCCGCGCCATCGCCGACGACCACCTCCGCCTCATCTTCAACGTGCCCGTCCTCCTCGATGACGCGGCGCCCCGCCTCCAGCACGTCGCCTTCTCCTGCACCGACATCTTCGCCGCCGCCGCGCACCTCCGCACCGCCGACGTCCCGCTCCTGCCCATCCCCGGCAACTACTACGAAGACCTCGCCGCCCGCACCGACCTCCCCGCCTCGACCCTCACCACCATGCGCGACCACGGCATCCTCTACGACCGATCGGGCGAAGCCGAGTTCTTCCACCTCTACACCACCACCGCAGGCCGCTCCCTCTTCTTCGAAGTCGTCCAGCGCGTCGGCTCCTACACCGGCTACGGCGCCCCCAACGCCCCCATCCGCCGCGCCGCCCAACACCTCTGACCCGGCCCGGACCGTTCGCGCGCTGGCGGAGGCGTCCGGCGGGCACCGCGTTCCCGTCCGACCGCCACGCCATGACGACCCACGAGAGCGGCCCCTTCTTCACCGCCGACGAGCAGACCGAGCCCGCCGGCGGCGAAGTGCCCGCCTACCTGCCCGGCACGCCCCGCATCCGAGCGGGCCCTGCCAGGAAGGGTCAGGCGTGCAGAGCGGAGTGCAGGGCGATCCACTGATCCGGGTGGACGAACGCCACGACCGTGTCGCGGGCGATGCCCGCGTGCGCGAACGCGGATTCGGCACCGGGGTGGCTCCGGCCGATCGAGGCGAACAGGGAGCCGCCGACGCCGGAGAAGCCCCGTTCGACCAGGCGCCGCCAGGCATCGCCGTCGCGCACCAGCGGCACGGGGCGGCGCTCGATCCGGAGGATCGCCGAGTCGACGGACGGGATGGGACGGAAGCTCTCTCTGGCGATCCTTTCGTGCAGGGTCCAGGTGAAGTACGGCCAGGTCTCCACGGTGCGCCGGCTCCACCGGCCGTAGTCACCGCCGCGCTTGCGGGCGTACTCCAGCTGGGTCACCAGCGTCGCCGACGTCAGGGACGGCGCCTTCAGGCACCAGTCGACGATCGCGGACGTCGCCGAGTACGGGATGTTCCCCACGACGGCGAACGGCCCACCCGGCGGACGCGCCCTGGTGAAGTCGCCCCGGACGATGTTCAGTCCGGTCCGCGCTCTGAGCCGCGCCGCGAGCAGCGGATCGAGCTCGTAGCCGACGACCTCGGCACCGGCCTCGACCAGCGCGGTGGTGACCGCGCCATCGCCGGTTCCCGGCTCCAGCACGAGCCCACTCGGCCGCGCCGCCCTGATCAGCCGCGCGACGGCCTCCGGGTCGATGAGGAAGTTCTGCGACATCCTCCGCCGCGCCCGGTCGACCGGCGTGCGACCGCCCCCGCCGTTCCTTGCCTTCTTCTGGGTGTGCGAAAAATTTCCATGCGCGAAGTCCTGCGCCACGGCAAAGCCCTCTCGGGTCCTCGAGACGAATGTGCTCTCGAAGGGCCCTGGGCTCGCGCCCATGAAGCTAGCGAGCCAGGGCCCGCTCTCCGCGCATGCGCAGGTAAGCCATTGCATCGATCATGGGCGCCACCGTAGGACCGCCAGAACCCGCCCGCAACACATTTTCCGGCCCGAGCGCCCGTCGCCGGCTCCTCGCACGGCTTCCTGAGGCACCCGTGCGGCCCGGCATCCCACGGCCGCCTCCGCCTGCCGGGTCCCCGTCGTCGGCGCCCCCACGAGAGTCCTGACCGGGGCTTCGCCGACCGGACCCTGGTCAGGGCGTCCGGCCGTCGGGGGCCGTGGTCTCCTGGTCGCGGGTGGCGACCCAGGTGGCGAGGAGGCGGAGGCCGTCGGCGCTAGGGGTGTCGGGGGCCGCGGTGTAGAGGAGGAGGGTGAGGTCCGGGTCTGAGGTGAGGGTCATGGCCTCGAAGTGGAGTTCGAGGTCGCCGACGGCGGGGTGGTGGATCTTCTTGACGCCGGTGCGGTGGTGGCGGACGTTGTGGTCGGCCCAGCGCTGCCGGAAGACCTCGCCCGCGGCGAGCGCATCATCGACGGCGTCGACACCACCCCGCCCCCCTCCGCCTCGTCCTGGGCTCCCAGGCCCTGACCTCCACGATCGACACCCTGCGCGAGCGCATCACCGCCTTCGAAGCCCAAGCCGACCTCGCCGTCTCCACCGATCACCCACCCGGCGAATGACCCGCCGAACCGAACTCCGTCCGGGTGTCCGAGGCGACGGCCCTCGCGGGGCCCGGCGGCATAGGCTGGCCAGATGACGAAGTATGCGGCGCTGTTGCGCGGGATCAACGTGGGCGCGGGCGGCGGCAGGAGGGTCCCGATGGCCGACCTGCGCAGCCTGATGGAGGGCCTCGGCCACAAGGACGTGCAGACCTACCTTCAGAGCGGGCAGGCGGTGTTCACCGCCGAGAACGGTGACGAGGAATCACTCGCGGCCGGCCTCGCCCAGGCGCTGGAAGAGCGCTTCGGCCGCACCTTCGACGTGATCGTCCGCGACCACGCCTACCTGCGCGCGATCGGCGAGGCGTGCCCCTTTCCCGCCGCCGAGCTGGAAGGCCGCCAGCTCCACGTCACCTTCTTCGCGACGAGCCCGGAGCCCGACCGCTTCGCCGAAATCGACCGCGCCGACTATCTCCCCGAGGACTTCCGCCTCGGCGACCGCGCCCTCTACCTCTACGCCCCCGACGGCCTGGGCAGCTCCGCGCTCGCCGTCCGCCTGGCCCGCCCGACCCTCCTCAAGGGCCTCATCACCACCTCCCGCAACTGGAACACCGTCAAAAAGCTCATCGACCTGACCCGCCCCTGACCACGCGCTCTCCCGCACCGGCCCGGCGAGAGATCCCAGACGCCGCAGATGCCGATCCGCCCGGGAGGGCAACGCCGAGGCTCGGGCGAAGGCGCGTGCGCCACTGAGCGGGATGCTTCCCGAGCGCCCCTGGTCCGCCGGGCCGCACGCGCCTCCGGTGACCGGCCCCGCCGAGACATCGTGATCGCACCCTTTTGAACGCCGGGGGCGCCGCGGCCTGAGCGATCTCTGCGCGTCGCCTCGCGCCGCGGATTCCCGACATGGCCCGGTGTCCTGCCGCGAATCTGCCACATGCGATCCGGCGAATAACCGAAAAAGCCTCGCACAGGTGCCGTTCTCTGTTGTTACGATGCTTGTCGGGGGCCATGTCGATAACGGTGCCCGGGAGATCAGAGCGCAATTCACACACCCGCGACGAAATCCGGAAGATGATCGCGATCATGCCACCGACCTGCGGATGTGTGTCTCGCCATCGCTCTACGAAGACCGGTGACAGCGAAGTGGCCGACCGGTCAAATAGCACACCCGGAGGCTCGGATTCAAGCCACGAGGGGAATTCACTGGCGCGGATCAGTGCAGTTTTAGATTGCACTGTGACCCACTACACACCCGTGGGTATGGTCTGTTTACATTCACGTCATACAACGGCTCCGTGTTCGGCGGGGCCGTCTGACGAGACGTGGGTGATCGAAAGTGAGTCGAGGCAGCGTCCTCATCGTCGGCGGCGGCATCGGTGGGCTCTCCACGGCCATCGCGCTGCGGAACGTCGGCTACGAGGTCAACGTGGTGGAGATCCAGGAGGACCTCCACTCGTCGGTGTTCGGCGTCGGCATCATCCAGCCCATGAACGCGCTCCGCGCGCTCGACGCGATCGGCTGCGCCCTGCCGTGCATGGAGGCCGGCTACCCGGCACCGGCCTGGGGCAAGGTCGTCGACGTCGAGGGGAACTTCCTGCGCGACATGCCGGGCGCCCGGGTTGAGGGCTCCGACCTGCCGCCCCTCAACGGCATCACCCGCCCCCAGCTGCACCGGATCCTGACGGACAAGGCCGCCGAGGTCGGCGTCACCATCGAGTACAGCAAGACCTTCACCGAGCTCGTCGACGGCCCCGACGGCGTCGCGGTGACCTACGACGACGGCACCGAGAACACGGTCGACCACGTGGTGGGCGCCGACGGCGTCTACTCCAAGGTCCGCCCCTACGTCCTCGGCGAGATGAAGCCGACCTTCCTCGGCCAGGGCGCCTACCGCGTCAACGTCCCCCGCCTGCCCGAGATCGACCGGATCATCCTCCAGACCGGCCCGAACGGCATGGCCGGCTTCGTCCCGATCGGGCAGGACCTCGCCTACTTCTTCTACAACACCGACTTCACCGAAGGCACCTGGCTGGAGTCGTCGGAGCTGGGCGACCTGCTGCGCGAGCACTTGGAAGGCTTCGGCGGCCTGACCGGCTGGGTCCGCGACAACTTCTGCGACGACGCCTCCCAGGTCGTGTTCCGGCCGGAGGAGTGGCTGATCGCCCCGGCGCCCTGGCACCGCGGCCGGATCGTCCTCATCGGCGACGCCGTCCACGCCGTCACCCCGCACCTCGGCCAGGGCGCCGCCCAGGCGATCGAGGACGGCATCGTGCTGGCCGAGTGCCTCGCCGCCGGCCAGGGCGACCACGAGAAGGCGTTCGCGGCCTACACCGAACGCCGCTACGAGCGCTGCAAGCTCGTCGTGGAGACCTGCGTGAACATCGGCAAGTGGGAGATGGACCCCTCCTCCATGGCCGGATTCGACCACGTCGCCGCCACCGAGCACGTCCTGCGCGAAATGGTCAAGCCCATCTGATTTCGCCCGTCACCGCGACAGCGGTGGCGCGTCGACCAGCAGGCCTTCGCACCGGAGTCCCCCAGAGGGGCCTGCCGGAGGAACACCCTCCCTCCGACGGCCCGGCCGGGCGAACGGCCCATCCTCCACCCCTTCCGCGGCGCTTCGCCGTGCCGCGGCCTTCGC harbors:
- a CDS encoding zinc-dependent alcohol dehydrogenase, giving the protein MRAVTLVAPGRITVAQDWPEPEPGPSEVLVEIRGVGLCGSDASVVAGHRAVPRHPWVLGHEAYGVIRGVGSAVSDRREGQVVAIEPNYPCGSCPRCLSGATSGCVRRRIVGISEPGLLAERVAVPAAFAWPVPDDWRAEDIVCVEPLSVAFNAVGLAGITPGERCLVLGAGSQGQFVCLAAAQAGALVHATDPHDGRLALARELGARPDDGEDYSIVIETSGAPAAFEQAVERAAHGGRVVVVGQSTTPARIPTFRIVQRRLTIRGCLIYDHPTGFARTIAAMSDSDLAPGRVLRARFDVADAPRAFAESPDIPGKTWISFEEKSA
- a CDS encoding aldehyde dehydrogenase family protein, whose translation is MLEVLLRSSIEDDMMVVPAFVAGEWQVEGPPGDRIGPYLGRVVSRAPQAQPADLERVLRFAKESARTVAALAPASRAAVLERASAAVRADRDALARLLALELGKPVKDGRGELDRVADTFAVCAAEARNIGGETLPVAGWERGVGNTALTFRAPVGVALAITPFNAPANLLAHKLGASFAAGNTTIVKAPPQAPAISAALVALLVEAGMPPEAVQLVHGGGEVGSVLCAADEVAVISFTGSPRTGAAVARAAGAKRLVLELGGNAATIVCEDADLAHAARTCARTGYSNSGQSCISVQRVYVHESRYAEFLDLFTERVRELRVGDPLDPATDVGSMVDEDAAERVVAWSAKAAADGARVLLGGTRDRASAAPTIVAGPSPDALVVTHEIFGALVAVLPYADFDEVVATCNAGRYGLQAGLFTRDIGRIMSAWRDLEVGGVIVNGSSNYRLDHVPFGGVKDSGFGRESPRCMIEDYTQVKTLMLRGTSIWGEN
- a CDS encoding IclR family transcriptional regulator; amino-acid sequence: MSTESGDGGVRSVQRALEILALLTEERPVVSIRDIVEETGLAKTTVIRLVQTLEQNGLLWGTQNGYMAGPGLWRWTHLARSSWELPPETRRQMRDLGARQRETVNLYMQRDIYRVCVAQQESPQPLRHVVHVGDELPLWSGASSKVLLRDAPDPLLLRIARTSPYGDAHVKRLRAWIDETAHHGWAQSHGEREEGLSAVAVPIIGRSGGVVAALSLSGPTVRFGAEPVARFAADLRDVAAQISERGFDHPLSTG
- a CDS encoding CaiB/BaiF CoA transferase family protein, yielding MSPLGGIRVLDLTNVLAGPYCSYQLMLLGADVVKVEVPGQGDLARQLGPDPELNRSRLGASFLAQNAGKKSVELDLKSDAGRRSFEEMVGQADVLLENFRAGVLARLGYGWERLRELNPRLVYCAISGFGQTGPMSQAPAYDQVVQGLSGMMSVTGTPETAPLRVGFPVCDTIGGLTAALHICAALAGRDTTGEGVFLDVSMLESAISAMGWTVSNYLVSGVEPEPMGDQNATAAPSGTFRAADGPLNIAANRQEQFERLCALVGRPDLLEDPRFAEREARKEHREELNDLLNAALAERTALAWEETLVAAGIPAARIVTVPQALRLEQLEHRGFITELPFPDGSARVLRVSGGGVLHDGRPLRPSQSPPLLGQHTGEPIWKEAS
- a CDS encoding citryl-CoA lyase; this encodes MNAIVDPTGEVGAWWATAVSHMEPGIVELRGRPVQELIGTVDLTSMIWLMLRGELPDAARSALLQAALVAGVDHGPQAPSIAIARMAATCGVGLNNAMASGVNVLGDAHGGAGEQCVRLLDEVLRLERDGLEIAEAAATAVAAGPKYVPGFGHRFHPRDPRRDPLVSLAEQAVRDGVVPGDHLRAGLAVEEHLRSARSRPVPMNIDGATAIIYAELGFAAPLARGLFVLSRSIGILAHAWEESGSGRRNKGPVPRSIVPARLG
- a CDS encoding TetR/AcrR family transcriptional regulator, which encodes MTAVHPAPGRQRDPARTRAEILDVAAREFARLGYDGARVDEIAALTRTTKRMIYYYFGGKEQLFVAVLERAYTEVRSAEAGIDVAHLAPVEAIRRLAELTYDHHHGHPDFIRLVSIENIHLAEHLRTSEVLANLGAPAIDLISRILAAGTASGDFTTDADAVDVHMMISAFCVFAVANQHTFQALFDRDLTAEADRDRYRRMIGEMVVAYLTGGGRNVDE
- a CDS encoding bifunctional sugar phosphate isomerase/epimerase/4-hydroxyphenylpyruvate dioxygenase family protein, which codes for MRKSIATVSLSGSLTEKLSAASAAGFDGIELFENDLLASPLSPKDIRLLAEDLGLRIELYQPFRDAEALPADAFARVLRRAEQKFAVMEQLGAPMLLVCSTVSAQAVDDDLLAAEQLRTLAERASEHGVRIAYEALAWGRHVSDYRHSWRIVEAADHPSLGVCLDSFHILTLGDDPAGIREIPAEKLFFLQLADAPDLDMEPLHFSRHYRCFPGQGVFDLTGFTEHVLAAGYEGPLSLEVFNDVFRRTDAERTAVDAMRSLIVLGDAVRHRLPERVGLDPLPPVSPSQGFAFAEITVDTRSETQVRGMLAGLGFTLRGVHRTKPVQLWQQGDARLVVNRAHFNGTDRERGDAFVSVIGVETADPRSAAARADALLAPPAPRAIGAGESRLPALIAPDGSNLYFCRTAADDGWLADFAPLRDGSGAPVLDAIDHIALSPHADHYDETVLFYRAAFGLALRSNEEIASPHGLVRSRAIADDHLRLIFNVPVLLDDAAPRLQHVAFSCTDIFAAAAHLRTADVPLLPIPGNYYEDLAARTDLPASTLTTMRDHGILYDRSGEAEFFHLYTTTAGRSLFFEVVQRVGSYTGYGAPNAPIRRAAQHL
- the erm gene encoding 23S ribosomal RNA methyltransferase Erm translates to MSQNFLIDPEAVARLIRAARPSGLVLEPGTGDGAVTTALVEAGAEVVGYELDPLLAARLRARTGLNIVRGDFTRARPPGGPFAVVGNIPYSATSAIVDWCLKAPSLTSATLVTQLEYARKRGGDYGRWSRRTVETWPYFTWTLHERIARESFRPIPSVDSAILRIERRPVPLVRDGDAWRRLVERGFSGVGGSLFASIGRSHPGAESAFAHAGIARDTVVAFVHPDQWIALHSALHA
- a CDS encoding DUF1697 domain-containing protein, with amino-acid sequence MTKYAALLRGINVGAGGGRRVPMADLRSLMEGLGHKDVQTYLQSGQAVFTAENGDEESLAAGLAQALEERFGRTFDVIVRDHAYLRAIGEACPFPAAELEGRQLHVTFFATSPEPDRFAEIDRADYLPEDFRLGDRALYLYAPDGLGSSALAVRLARPTLLKGLITTSRNWNTVKKLIDLTRP